The segment GCATCGGCGCGATCACCATGCCCCAGCGCCCGAGCAGATTATGGCACCAGCCATTGGCGGCGGCGCGGATTGCGGTCGGAAACAGCTCCGAATTCAGCGTGAAGCCTATGGTCCAAATGCCAAGCATCGCCTGCAGCCCGACCCAGCACAGCGCGATCGTCCACCAGTCCGTTGCGGCATAGCATTGCAGCGTCAAAACCGCAGTCATGCCGAGAAAGATCATCGCCGTCCTGCGCCGTCCGATCCCGTCCATCAGCCAGCCCGCGGCGATATAGCCGATAAAGGCCGAGGCGAACCCGGCAGGCGCGATCTTGGCGAGGTCGAGCGCGGTCCAGCCGCGTTCGTTGAGCACATAGAAGGAAAAGAAGAAGCTGCTCACCGCCGAGGCGAAGTTGATCACGAACCACAGCCCGCTCATCGCAACGAAGCGGCCGCGCATGCCCGGCCGGGTGAGCGCGCGGAATTCGTCGGCAAAACCGGTCTTGTCGGGCGTGCTTGCGCGGCGCTGGGTGAAGGCGGGGGTTTCACGCAATTTCCAGACCATGATCGGCAGCACGAGCAGCGGCGCGGCGCCGACGATGAACAGCATGCGCCAGCCAAGCGCCGATCCTTCGGCGGGCGCCAGCAACAGCATGGGAAGCGCCGCCCCCACGCTGCCCGCCGCGCCCAATATCCCGATCGCGCGCCCGCGCAGATGGGCGGGCAGGGTTTCGCTGACGATGACATAGGCGGTGGCGATCTGCGTCACGAGCAGCAGGCGGGTGACGAACTGGATCGCGGTATAGCTCGGCAGATCGGGCGCCAGCGCGGTCGCGACCGATCCGATCGAAAAGCCGGTGACCGACAGCAGCATGATCGGCCGCCGCCCCCAACGATCGGCCAGCCGCAGCAGAAACCACGCCGCGATCGCCCCCATGCCGATCATCGACAGCGCCCGGCCCAGCTGCTGCGCATCGGCCCCGAACGTCTTGCCCGCATGCGGCAGCACGACGCTCGTCACATTGACGTCGAACCCTTCGAACATGACGGCAAAGGCCAGCATGCCCAGCAGCCCCAGATGCGCGGCGGTGAAACGGTCCGCTTTTTGATGTCCCCGGATTTTCGCTCTCCCGATACGCCGCGCGCTGCATGCGCCTGGCGCTTTTCCTTATGTTTTCATGCGGCGCCGTTATCTTTCGATCAGCTGCTTGAGCCGGCGTAGATCGCCGACCACCCATTTGGCATCGGCGGAAAACCGCTCGTCATCCATTTCCGGCTGACGGAACAGCGTCAACATAACCTCGGCACCGGCCCCATTTTCGATGACGCGCAAGGGGACATGGACGACGTTCCCCGTGCCGAGATCGACCCAGTGATCCATCACGCCATGATCATTATGCGGTGAGAAGCGGATGCGGACCGCGCCCTCGGGCCCCTCCGCGCGCCAGTGTGCGCCGTCCTGTTCCAACGCCGCTTCCGACAATCCCGATGCCCAGCGCGGGAAGAATTCGGGGCGCCAGATACGTTCGTAGAGCGTCCGCCAATCGCAGGCGATCGATACGCTGAAGGTCCGCGCGGGCAACATCTCATTCTCCATCTTGAGCAACCAGATACCCCTTTAGGCGCGTGCGCCGCGTGACGCGAGCGTCGATGGGACGTGCCTTTGCTGCCCTGGTATCGTCTGCCGAAGAGCTGGCGAAGGGTTCTAATTCAATATGTTGATCGATGATTGTCCATCACGGATAAGGCCGAAGGAAGGATTTAGAGGACGGTTCGACCATCCGCCCGATCGAGCGTTCGATCAGCTTCCGTATGATTTTCAAACGATAAGGAAAAAATTGTGGTGCCGCTTAGGTGACTCGAACACCTGACCCCCGCATTACGAATGCGATGCTCTACCAACTGAGCTAAAGCGGCGCAGGCCCATATGGGCGTCTGAGGTGGCAGCGCTTAACAGCGTGTTTGGCGGAGCACAAGCCGGTTCTGATCAAAGCCGCGTCGATTTTTGAAAATCGCGCACGCTTAACCATCCGACAACCTTGTTGCCTGACAATGGCATGCAGGCTTTTGGGCTGAGTGGGGATGGACATGGATAGTGTGCGCGAGTTTTCGGATGGCGATGTCGTCACGTTCCTCGAGGATGGCGATGACATTGCGCCCGGCGGCGTCGAAAGCCCGCTGATCGTCGATGTCGACGAACGCCGCATGCAGGTGCGCGCCTATCACCATTGGGCCTCGCTTCTGAACGGGCGCGATCTGCCCTCGATCGAGGATCTGGAGCCCAAGGATCTCGTCGATTTCGGCCCGCACAGCGTGCTGATGGATTTCACCGCCGGCGCCGAAACCCCCGTTGTCGCCTATCTCGGCGGCGCGCTGCGCAGCGCGTGCGGGCTCGACGGCATCCCGCTCCAGTCGGTGGCGGACGTGCCGGGCGGGTCGCTCCTGTCGCGGCTGACCGACCATTATCTCCAGATTATCGCCAACCGCGCGCCGG is part of the Sphingomonas sp. C3-2 genome and harbors:
- a CDS encoding MFS transporter; this encodes MLAFAVMFEGFDVNVTSVVLPHAGKTFGADAQQLGRALSMIGMGAIAAWFLLRLADRWGRRPIMLLSVTGFSIGSVATALAPDLPSYTAIQFVTRLLLVTQIATAYVIVSETLPAHLRGRAIGILGAAGSVGAALPMLLLAPAEGSALGWRMLFIVGAAPLLVLPIMVWKLRETPAFTQRRASTPDKTGFADEFRALTRPGMRGRFVAMSGLWFVINFASAVSSFFFSFYVLNERGWTALDLAKIAPAGFASAFIGYIAAGWLMDGIGRRRTAMIFLGMTAVLTLQCYAATDWWTIALCWVGLQAMLGIWTIGFTLNSELFPTAIRAAANGWCHNLLGRWGMVIAPMLFGWVSVQAGSVAAAGQWLGLVGFLGLPLIYFAIPETAGTALAEGEPSSAGH
- a CDS encoding polyketide cyclase — its product is MLPARTFSVSIACDWRTLYERIWRPEFFPRWASGLSEAALEQDGAHWRAEGPEGAVRIRFSPHNDHGVMDHWVDLGTGNVVHVPLRVIENGAGAEVMLTLFRQPEMDDERFSADAKWVVGDLRRLKQLIER